A window of the Salarias fasciatus chromosome 7, fSalaFa1.1, whole genome shotgun sequence genome harbors these coding sequences:
- the ska1 gene encoding SKA complex subunit 1 — MADLGDISNHIQDSISSLRFLLDLSLLDSPQVKMEKLEEGLCVLERHLERFESCVEKQEEHLKDLKELEKLSQMYLEDVERMKDNVPPHMPQKNSSASGNESVTNQSEADVQPAQTENCKKSKCFIKEMDVITVQEFNGIPQYMKGRVSYDQVNSAVHSINSAVTFKYKIVHQPRKTLNNQSGKLRRRFQDQETKDTKGQYFIVEDDIREFTQMKVDKRFQGILNMLRHCQRLRELRGGGITRYVLL, encoded by the exons ATGGCCGACCTGGGGGACATCAGCAACCACATCCAGGACAGCATATCTTCCTTAAGATTCCTCCTGGACCTGTCACTACTGG ATTCACCGCAAGTGAAGATGGAGAAACTCGAAGAAGGACTCTGTGTGCTTGAGAGACATCTGGAGAGGTTTGAAAGCTGTGTTGAGAAACAGGAAGAGCACCTGAAAGATCTGAAG GAACTTGAGAAGTTGAGTCAGATGTATTTGGAAGACGTTGAGCGCATGAAGGACAATGTGCCTCCGCACATGCCTCAGAAGAATAGCTCAGCCAG TGGGAACGAGTCCGTGACGAACCAGAGTGAAGCAGACGTTCAGCCTGCACAgacagaaaactgtaaaaagtcCAAGTGTTTCATCAAAGAGATGGATGTCATCACAGTACAAGAATTCAACGGCATTCCTCA GTACATGAAAGGGCGCGTGTCTTATGACCAGGTCAACAGCGCAGTGCACAGCATCAACTCTGCCGTGACATTCAAGTACAAGATCGTCCATCAGCCGAGAAAAACTCTCAACAATCAGTCCGGCAAGCTCCGCCGGCGCTTTCAGGACCAGGAGACCAAAGACACCAAAG GTCAGTATTTCATCGTGGAGGATGACATCCGAGAGTTCACTCAGATGAAGGTGGACAAACGCTTCCAGGGGATTCTGAACATGCTGCGCCACTGCCAGCGCCTGCGGGAGCTGCGAGGCGGAGGAATCACTCGCTACGTCTTATTATGA
- the enc2 gene encoding kelch-like protein 25, translated as MSVTVHENRKSRTSTSSMNILLFHKPSHPDCVLTHLNTMRKQHMFTDVTLWAGDRSFPCHRAVLAACSRYFEAMFSGGLRESLDTDVNFRDSVHPEVLELLLDFAYSSRVIINEENAESLLEAGDMLQFHDIRDAAAEFLEKNLHSSNCLGMMLLSDAHQCKKLYELSWRMCLLHYETVRESEDFYSLSKDKLLELILSDELEIEDEQIVFNSVMRWVRYDLEDRRLHLPELLRGIRLALLPSECLLEAVACEELVMSDQMSRSIVEEALQCKKKILQNDGVVTSPCARPRKAGHTLLILGGQTFMCDKIYQVDHNAKEIIPKTDLPSPRKEFSACAIGCKVYVTGGRGSENGVSKDVWIYDTVHEEWSKGAPMLIARFGHGSAELENSLYVVGGHTAIAGVFPASPSVSLKQVERYDPVSNKWTMMAPLRDGVSNAAVVSAKLKLFVFGGTTIHRDKASKVQCYDPVGNRWNIAAECPQPWRYTAAAVLGSQIFIMGGDTEFTAASAYRFDCETTQWTRVGDMTSKRMSCHAVASGNKLYVVGGYFGTQRCKTLDCYDPTSDSWNSITTVPYSLIPTAFVSTWKHLPA; from the exons ATGTCAGTGACTGTTCATGAGAATCGAAAATCCCGCACCAGCACCTCCTCCATGAACATCCTACTGTTTCACAAGCCTTCACATCCCGACTGCGTCCTGACCCACCTGAACACCATGAGGAAGCAGCACATGTTCACTGACGTCACCCTGTGGGCCGGGGATCGCTCCTTCCCGTGCCACCG GGCGGTTCTGGCAGCTTGCAGCCGGTATTTTGAGGCCATGTTCAGCGGAGGGCTGAGAGAAAGCCTGGACACCGACGTCAACTTCAGGGACAGCGTGCATCCTGAG gtcttgGAGCTCTTGCTGGACTTCGCCTATTCCTCCCGGGTCATCATAAATGAGGAGAACGCCGAGTCGCTGTTGGAAGCCGGCGACATGCTGCAGTTTCACGACATCCGGGACGCGGCGGCCGAGTTTTTAGAGAAGAACCTCCATTCCTCCAACTGCCTGGGCATGATGCTGCTGTCGGACGCTCACCAGTGTAAGAAGCTGTACGAGCTGTCCTGGAGGATGTGCCTCTTGCACTACGAAACG GTTCGAGAGTCTGAGGATTTCTACAGTCTGTCTAAAGATAaactgctggagctgattcTGAGTGACGAGCTGGAGATCGAAGACGAGCAG ATCGTGTTTAACTCGGTGATGCGCTGGGTCCGGTACGACCTGGAGGACCGGCGGCTCCACCTGCCGGAGCTGCTGAGGGGCATCAGGCTGGCTCTGCTGCCCTCCGAGTGCCTGCTGGAGGCCGTGGCCTGCGAGGAGCTGGTGATGTCTGACCAGATGAGCAG GTCGATCGTCGAAGAGGCTCTGCAGTGTAAGAAGAAGATCCTGCAGAACGACGGCGTGGTCACCAGCCCCTGTGCTCGGCCCCGCAAAGCCGGACACACCCTGCTCATCCTGGGAGGACAGACCTTCATGTGTGACAAGATCTACCAG GTGGACCACAATGCCAAAGAGATCATCCCTAAGACTGACCTGCCCAGCCCCCGCAAGGAGTTCAGCGCCTGCGCCATCGGCTGCAAGGTCTACGTGACGGGAGGGCGAGGCTCGGAGAACGGAGTGTCCAAAGACGTGTGGATCTACGACACCGTGCACGAGGAGTGGTCTAAAGGAGCGCCCATGCTGATCGCCAG ATTCGGCCACGGCTCGGCCGAGCTGGAGAACAGTCTGTACGTGGTGGGAGGACACACGGCCATCGCTGGAGTCTTCCCTGCGTCTCCGTCAGTGTCGCTAAAGCAG GTGGAGCGCTACGACCCCGTCAGCAACAAGTGGACCATGATGGCTCCCCTGAGGGACGGGGTGAGCAACGCCGCCGTGGTCAGCGCCAAGCTGAAGCTCTTCGTGTTCGGAGGGACGACCATCCACCGAGACAAGGCCTCCAAG GTCCAGTGCTACGACCCCGTGGGGAACCGCTGGAACATCGCCGCCGAGTGTCCCCAGCCGTGGCGCTACACGGCGGCCGCCGTCCTCGGGAGCCAGATCTTCATCATGGGCGGAGACACGGAGTTCACCGCCGCCTCGGCGTACCGCTTCGACTGCGAGACCACCCAGTGGACCCGCGTGGGCGACATGACGTCCAAGCGCATGAGCTGCCACGCCGTGGCCTCGGGCAACAAGCTGTACGTGGTGGGCGGCTACTTCGGCACGCAGCGCTGCAAGACGCTGGACTGCTACGACCCCACGTCGGACAGCTGGAACTCCATCACCACCGTGCCGTACTCGCTCATCCCCACCGCCTTCGTCAGCACCTGGAAGCACCTGCCCGCCTGA